A genomic window from Solanum stenotomum isolate F172 chromosome 10, ASM1918654v1, whole genome shotgun sequence includes:
- the LOC125842486 gene encoding non-specific lipid transfer protein GPI-anchored 7-like, translated as MLSSKLSWLITVAIMAALLSATTTEAQTPSCASKLVPCAPFLNSTKPPASCCDPLREAVTKDLQCLCNLYENPALLVSLGINVTQAIGLPKYCNIPGDVTACKAAAPSSSSPSEKTPPVTTPASKDKNGVSTVAWTGMSSLLMLFASFVLA; from the exons ATGCTCTCCTCCAAACTCTCCTGGCTGATCACGGTGGCTATCATGGCGGCGCTACTGTCGGCAACCACCACAGAGGCACAAACGCCGTCGTGTGCTTCTAAACTTGTCCCCTGTGCACCTTTCCTCAACTCAACCAAACCACCGGCTTCTTGCTGTGACCCACTAAGAGAAGCCGTGACCAAAGATCTTCAATGTCTCTGCAATCTTTACGAAAATCCCGCTTTGTTGGTTTCTCTCGGTATTAACGTTACTCAAGCTATTGGACTTCCTAAGTACTGTAATATCCCTGGCGATGTTACCGCTTGTAAAG CGGCTgctccaagttcaagttctccTTCTGAGAAAACGCCACCAG TCACCACCCCAGCTTCAAAAGATAAAAACGGAGTGAGCACGGTTGCATGGACTGGAATGTCAAGCTTACTCATGCTCTTTGCTTCTTTCGTGCTTGCTTAG